Genomic DNA from Peribacillus simplex NBRC 15720 = DSM 1321:
AATTTTTTTTCTTCTTCCAGCTGCCATATCTTTTTCCAAGTTTCACCTATGGAATGTTCATCTTGTAAACATTCAAACACCGCGTATTCTTGATCTGGAATGACAAATTTTTCATTCGATACAGGGGTTTCGGTGGCTACAGTTAAAGTATAATCTCCACGATAGTTACTTTCGTAATGATGGTATATCCCATATTTCATATCATTTTCAATATTAAGATCATTTGTTTTGCTCCAAAGGGATTCGATTTTCTCGAAAAGTTCCTTATCCGAGAAATTATTAGTCCTTATTTCGCCAATCATGTAGACTTCTTTACTCATTAACTAGCAACTCCTTATTTGTATAAATTTGGATATAGTAACAATGATATCACATTCAAAAAGGATGACCAGATTCTTTTGGTGCAAGGGTAATTTTGGAGGTTGGTTTTGTCTATAGTTCCTGCTTTGGAATTTGTGAATTGAACAATAAAAAGTTGATCAGATGTGAAGTAGATGTTTACCTAATATATTGTATCCAGTATTTTTAAAATTGGATACAATATATTTAATTTTCTGTATTGTAATCGCTTTATATAGTTGATATAGTTAAAATTGTATCCAATATCGAAAGGTGGACGCTGAATTGGATAATGCAAATTCTAAAAGAGATAAATCAACAATCGTTAAAAATGTAACGAAAAGCCTCAGGAAAGCGATTTTGAATGGGACGTTGAAAAAGGGGGAGCGACTCATCCAAGAGGAGTGGGCCGATCGCCTAGAAGTAAGCAGAATGCCCATTCGTGAAGCACTTACACAGCTTCAAATGGAGGGGTTGGTGGAAATGGTTCCTCATAAAGGAGCAATCGTCACACCGATTACCCGGGATGATATTGAAGAAATTTATCATACCAGGTCTCTGCTTGAAGGTCTTGCAGTAGAAAAATCACTGCCTTATTTAACAAAGGAGGATAAAGAAAAATTAAAGGGTATTTTGATTGAAATGGAAGGGATTCAGTTATCTGACGAAACCAATGAGCATTATATCCTTTTAAATGCGGCTTTTCATGAAACCCTCCGAAAAGGGTGCCCATGGCCAAGGGTTCAAAAAATGGTAGAAACGCTGGGGATCTCACCCATTGCGCCGAATTTGCTGATTGATTATTACCCAGAAACGCAACGGGAACACCGTATGATATATGAAGCGGCACTAAGAGGGGATCCTGCAGAACTAAGGGCAGCAGTAGAATTTCACATTTTACGGACGAAGAATAATTTAATTACGTATATGGAGTTGCTGAATACTAAAAATCATCAATAAAAGGAGTGTTAATTGTGTATGATTTCGCAATTGTTGGTGGGGGTATAGTAGGATTATCGACGGGAATGGCACTTTATCAGCGTTTTCCTAATGCTAAAGTGGTAGTCATTGAAAAAGAGGCTGTTGTTGCAGATCATCAAACGGGGCACAACAGCGGCGTCATCCATTCAGGAATTTATTATAAACCAGGCAGTTTCAAGGCACGGTTTGCGCGTCAAGGAAGCAAATCAATGACGGAATTCTGCCGGATGCATGGAATTGAACATGATATCTGCGGTAAGGTCATTGTTGCAACAAAACCAGAAGAGTTACCGCTTCTAGATGATTTATATTCACGCGGTTTACAAAACGAGCTAGCTATACAAAGAATCGGTGTGGATGAATTAAAGGAAATTGAACCACATGTTAATGGACTTGGTGCGATTCGTGTCCCGCAAGCCGGCATCGTCAATTATCGTCAGGTAAGTGAAAAGATGGCGGATATCATCCGAGGCAACGGCGGTGAAATCAAGCTGAATACAAAGGTGGAGAAGATTAACGAGGATTTAGATGAAGTCATCATCGACACGAACAACGGTACAATAAAGGCAAGGGTGGTCATTAATTGCGCAGGATTGCACAGTGACCGTATCGCAGCAGCTGCGGGGTATAAAACTGATATGAAAATTGTCCCGTTTCGCGGTGAGTATTTTAAATTGAAGCCTGAAAAGCGCTTCCTAGTCAATCATTTAATTTATCCGGTACCTAACCCGAAATTTCCATTTCTGGGGGTTCATTTTACGCGGATGATTAGCGGGGAAGTAGATGCCGGTCCAAATGCTGTACTAAGTTTCAAACGGGAAGGTTATAAGAAAACCGATTTCAATGCGAAAGATTTAACTGAAGTTTTAAGCTATAAAGGTTTTTGGAAGCTGGCTAGTAAATTCATGAAGGAAGGGATGGATGAATATGTCCGTTCTTTTAGTAAAAAGCAATTTACGAAAAGCCTGCAGGAGTTAATTCCGGAAATTCAAGAAGATGATTTAATCCCTGCACCTGCGGGAGTCCGGGCACAGGCGTTACAGGATGATGGTAATATGGTGGATGATTTTCATATTATAATGGGAAAACGGACCATTCATGTTTGTAACGCACCGTCGCCTGCAGCAACAGCATCAATTGAAATTGGAAAAGAGGTTGTTAACCGCATTCCGGAACAATCACACTTATT
This window encodes:
- a CDS encoding GyrI-like domain-containing protein, coding for MSKEVYMIGEIRTNNFSDKELFEKIESLWSKTNDLNIENDMKYGIYHHYESNYRGDYTLTVATETPVSNEKFVIPDQEYAVFECLQDEHSIGETWKKIWQLEEEKKLNRKYSLDFEKYYPDGKVEIHIVIL
- a CDS encoding GntR family transcriptional regulator → MDNANSKRDKSTIVKNVTKSLRKAILNGTLKKGERLIQEEWADRLEVSRMPIREALTQLQMEGLVEMVPHKGAIVTPITRDDIEEIYHTRSLLEGLAVEKSLPYLTKEDKEKLKGILIEMEGIQLSDETNEHYILLNAAFHETLRKGCPWPRVQKMVETLGISPIAPNLLIDYYPETQREHRMIYEAALRGDPAELRAAVEFHILRTKNNLITYMELLNTKNHQ
- the lhgO gene encoding L-2-hydroxyglutarate oxidase, whose translation is MYDFAIVGGGIVGLSTGMALYQRFPNAKVVVIEKEAVVADHQTGHNSGVIHSGIYYKPGSFKARFARQGSKSMTEFCRMHGIEHDICGKVIVATKPEELPLLDDLYSRGLQNELAIQRIGVDELKEIEPHVNGLGAIRVPQAGIVNYRQVSEKMADIIRGNGGEIKLNTKVEKINEDLDEVIIDTNNGTIKARVVINCAGLHSDRIAAAAGYKTDMKIVPFRGEYFKLKPEKRFLVNHLIYPVPNPKFPFLGVHFTRMISGEVDAGPNAVLSFKREGYKKTDFNAKDLTEVLSYKGFWKLASKFMKEGMDEYVRSFSKKQFTKSLQELIPEIQEDDLIPAPAGVRAQALQDDGNMVDDFHIIMGKRTIHVCNAPSPAATASIEIGKEVVNRIPEQSHLLEAALTK